ACGGCAAGCGCCTGGTGCTGGTGTCGCATTGGCCCGGCTGCTGCCTGCGGCTCGCGCTCGCGCCGGGCCTGGAAGACGGCATGGCCTACCTCTACGCCACCCGCGCCTGCGCCACGCCCTGCGCGCGCTATCGCACGCTCGCGTCCGAGCTGGACGCATTGGCCGTGGCCACGGTTGCCACGCCTGCGGCGGCGGCCCGTTCCAGGCCCACGACGGCCGCGGTGCTGGAACTGCACACCTTGCAGACGCTCGACGCGACCCTGGCGGGCGCGTCATTGCGCGAAGTGGCCGAAGGGCTGTTCGGCGCCGATGCCGTCGCCGCCGACTGGCACAAGGACAGCGCCTTACGTGCCCGCGTGCGGCGGCTGGTACGTCGTGGCGATGCGCTGATGCGTGGCGGCTATCGCCGCCTGGCACAGCTTCCGCCGCCGTTGCAGTAGGGGGGGACGTTTCGCGTCCCCCGTAGATCGTCCCTTAGCAAGCAGCCTCGCTTTCTTGAAAGTGCCTCTAACCGGCCGCGTGGTGTGGCCGGGCTTGATGGAGGTACATCCCATGCGACCCGCTCCCTTGCGGCCTGCCGCCGCTGCTGTC
The Achromobacter sp. AONIH1 DNA segment above includes these coding regions:
- a CDS encoding DUF2285 domain-containing protein produces the protein MTDRSAEHWYPTAAYLYVLHLDGPALAWEYLRRNPDYRRDWLRRRRRPDTAQAWGLRLLEDPALDARDAHPAWFPDHDAVVQVYPDDDPPPEAHAFEFWRVPGRKQLIHDGKRLVLVSHWPGCCLRLALAPGLEDGMAYLYATRACATPCARYRTLASELDALAVATVATPAAAARSRPTTAAVLELHTLQTLDATLAGASLREVAEGLFGADAVAADWHKDSALRARVRRLVRRGDALMRGGYRRLAQLPPPLQ